The Actinoplanes sp. N902-109 genomic interval GGTCACCGGATCTCCATCGGGGCAGCGCTGAGAACCAGATCGGCGAGCCGGTCGTGACCGCGGTCGTTGAGGTGGGCGCCGTCGGCGAGGTAGTCGGCGCCCAGATGGACCGCCTCGCGGGTCGGCACGTACACGCAGTCGGCACGCTCGGCGGCGACCGCGCGCATGACCTCGTCGTTGCGGCGCAGGGCCGGGTTGGAGCGCGGGAAGGCGTGCTCGTCCACCGCCCACAGCCCGATCAGCAGCTTGGGCACGGCGGGGTCCAGCTCGTCCAGCAGCGCGCGCAGGTGGTCCTCGAACTGCTGGGCCGGCAACCGCTGGAAACCGCCGGTGAGCGCGATGATCACCCGCTTGATCAGGACCTTGGTGGCCGACACGAGCTGCTGCCGGCGACGCCGGGCCGGGGTGTGCGAGAAGTACGGGCGCGGTTCCAGCCCGGCCACCCCGCGCCAGCTCTTCGGCGCGAACCGGTCGAGGATGCGCTGCAGCACCCGGCTGGGATGCACGAACGCCTCGGCGGCACCGAACGACACCAGCACCAGCGTGGGCGCGAACGCCTTCAGCCGGACCAGCTCGTCCGGGCCGATCTCGTCCACGGTCTGTGTCGTGCGGGCCAGCTG includes:
- a CDS encoding GDSL-type esterase/lipase family protein, which encodes MRLAVLGDSHAAGLGVHGRSYAVRLAERTGADLLQLARTTQTVDEIGPDELVRLKAFAPTLVLVSFGAAEAFVHPSRVLQRILDRFAPKSWRGVAGLEPRPYFSHTPARRRRQQLVSATKVLIKRVIIALTGGFQRLPAQQFEDHLRALLDELDPAVPKLLIGLWAVDEHAFPRSNPALRRNDEVMRAVAAERADCVYVPTREAVHLGADYLADGAHLNDRGHDRLADLVLSAAPMEIR